One Methylocapsa sp. D3K7 DNA window includes the following coding sequences:
- a CDS encoding helix-turn-helix domain-containing protein, translated as MDALQCKLARTMLGLTVIETANLCDVSHETIRRIEAGDTTLKEKTIAKVRAAFEKAGVQFIEENGGGPGVRLKKRAKSVEEISKQIDVLEETISSIPTPTAPSPKAAMGTMRKAVAEDKMENLKARRKRISHDRSK; from the coding sequence ATGGACGCGCTTCAATGCAAACTGGCCAGGACAATGCTGGGCCTCACCGTCATAGAAACTGCAAACCTATGCGACGTCTCTCACGAAACGATCAGGCGTATCGAGGCCGGCGACACGACGCTCAAGGAAAAGACCATCGCAAAAGTCCGCGCCGCGTTTGAAAAGGCTGGCGTCCAGTTCATCGAGGAGAACGGCGGCGGTCCGGGTGTGAGACTCAAAAAGAGGGCAAAGAGCGTTGAGGAAATCTCGAAGCAAATCGACGTGCTCGAAGAAACAATTTCTTCCATACCAACGCCAACGGCACCCAGCCCCAAAGCCGCCATGGGCACGATGAGAAAAGCTGTCGCCGAAGATAAGATGGAGAACCTCAAAGCCCGCCGTAAACGGATCAGTCACGACCGCTCGAAATAG
- a CDS encoding helix-turn-helix transcriptional regulator, whose product MTKEISGHQIAAARALLGLSQRELARKVKISTPTLIRMEASFGEPVGLFNNIAAVCAVLELAGIEFTNGDEPGVRLRKTPGSDPAASILVEKLTSENDE is encoded by the coding sequence ATGACCAAAGAAATCTCCGGTCATCAAATTGCTGCGGCGCGGGCTCTCCTCGGTTTGTCGCAAAGGGAGCTTGCCAGGAAGGTTAAAATCTCGACTCCGACCTTAATACGGATGGAAGCAAGCTTCGGCGAGCCTGTAGGGCTATTCAACAACATTGCCGCCGTTTGTGCCGTTCTGGAATTGGCCGGTATCGAATTCACCAATGGAGACGAGCCGGGCGTAAGATTGCGAAAGACCCCCGGGAGCGATCCGGCCGCGTCAATTCTTGTCGAGAAGCTAACAAGCGAGAATGATGAATAG
- the smbP gene encoding small metal-binding protein SmbP, which produces MSRRFFVAMLGFALALFLMPQVSLAEEDHIAEAITHTKQAIDHGKQGHADVLETHADAALIHAEAGEKAKANPHTEEAITHLKQAIDEGKKGNAKMATTHAEAALTHLEQVK; this is translated from the coding sequence ATGTCTCGTAGATTCTTTGTCGCTATGTTGGGCTTTGCCCTCGCTCTCTTTCTGATGCCGCAGGTTTCGCTGGCTGAGGAAGATCACATCGCCGAGGCCATCACACACACCAAGCAGGCCATTGACCATGGCAAGCAAGGGCATGCCGATGTCCTGGAAACTCACGCCGACGCCGCGCTCATCCACGCGGAGGCCGGTGAAAAGGCCAAGGCCAATCCCCACACCGAAGAAGCGATCACACATCTGAAACAAGCGATCGATGAGGGCAAAAAGGGCAATGCCAAGATGGCTACGACTCACGCTGAAGCTGCGCTAACGCATTTGGAACAGGTCAAGTAG
- a CDS encoding CBS domain-containing protein — protein sequence MTMARILADKGRDVVTTQPHRTLAEVAEVLVTKNIGAVVIVDDHGRIIGILSERDIVRVLTKRGTAVFNDAVSMHMTTNVLTTREDEGVYVAMDRMTNERSRHLPVIRDERLVSLVSIGDMVKHRLAECEYEHKAMRDYIATA from the coding sequence ATGACAATGGCGCGCATTCTCGCCGACAAGGGCCGAGACGTCGTCACGACCCAGCCGCACCGGACCTTGGCTGAAGTCGCAGAGGTTCTTGTCACGAAGAACATTGGCGCGGTCGTGATCGTCGATGATCATGGCAGAATCATTGGCATTTTATCCGAACGCGATATTGTTCGCGTGCTCACCAAGCGCGGCACCGCCGTGTTCAACGACGCTGTTTCAATGCACATGACCACCAATGTGCTCACAACGAGGGAAGATGAAGGCGTCTATGTGGCAATGGACAGGATGACCAATGAACGCTCTCGCCACCTTCCGGTCATCAGGGATGAGAGGCTCGTCAGCTTGGTGTCTATTGGCGACATGGTCAAGCACCGACTTGCTGAGTGCGAGTATGAACACAAGGCGATGCGAGACTATATTGCGACCGCTTGA
- a CDS encoding SIR2 family protein — translation MRFVEKGADIPDELIRAVTNGSATFLCGAGVSFRVNLPSFEELTKRVYAQLGDSPDDEPAERNAFASREYDRALRSLEKRTHRPGTSSRVRDAVAEILAAPAIAFPDHLALLQLSRDVDGRPRLLTTNFDTLFERAARAGGITNVPSYAGVSMPRAGGERDHGILHLHGRIGDDTLDLEHTDLIITSADFGDAYLRSGWASRYIEDRMRLGTLVLVGYGAEDAAMRLLLETLDADRDRFRDLHDIYAMDIGTAESASVWKAKGIKPIEFANHDAIYATLSEWARYAARPLDYKRARVQEILGTASGAGH, via the coding sequence ATGAGGTTTGTCGAAAAAGGCGCGGATATTCCGGACGAGCTCATCCGCGCTGTCACCAATGGCAGCGCGACCTTCCTCTGTGGCGCTGGCGTTTCGTTCCGTGTGAACTTGCCATCGTTTGAAGAGCTGACCAAGAGAGTCTATGCCCAGCTTGGGGATTCGCCTGATGATGAGCCCGCCGAGCGCAATGCCTTCGCCAGCAGGGAATATGACCGGGCGTTGCGCTCGCTAGAGAAGCGCACCCACCGTCCAGGAACGTCGTCGCGTGTGCGTGACGCGGTTGCTGAAATTCTTGCCGCGCCAGCCATCGCATTTCCGGACCATCTAGCGCTACTCCAGCTTTCTAGAGACGTCGACGGCCGACCGCGTTTGCTTACAACCAACTTCGACACGCTATTTGAACGGGCGGCGCGGGCAGGTGGGATAACCAATGTGCCAAGTTATGCTGGCGTGTCCATGCCACGCGCCGGAGGAGAGCGTGACCATGGCATTCTACATCTCCATGGAAGGATCGGCGACGATACATTGGACTTGGAGCACACCGACTTGATCATTACCAGTGCCGACTTCGGCGATGCTTATTTGCGAAGCGGTTGGGCATCGCGCTATATCGAGGATCGCATGCGCCTCGGCACATTGGTGCTGGTCGGGTACGGAGCGGAAGACGCCGCGATGCGATTGCTTCTTGAGACGCTTGACGCCGACCGTGACCGCTTTCGCGATCTCCATGACATTTATGCAATGGATATAGGCACGGCGGAATCCGCATCCGTGTGGAAGGCGAAGGGGATCAAACCCATTGAGTTTGCCAACCACGATGCAATCTACGCCACGCTTTCCGAATGGGCGCGCTACGCTGCTCGACCTCTCGATTACAAACGTGCGCGTGTTCAGGAAATTTTAGGAACGGCGTCGGGAGCTGGCCATTGA
- a CDS encoding NAD(P)/FAD-dependent oxidoreductase gives MLETAANDHKTGVTSDQAHKGDATLYEIVIVGGGAAGLELATGLGNTLASRKKARITLVDKSRAHLWKPLLHSVAAGSLDFDEHALDYLAQAHWHHFNYRFGEMIGLDRAHKQLQLAATHDEEGVEITPPRSLLYDTLVIAIGSITNDFGTPGVSNYAIPLETPEQAVRFNHRLVNACIRADAQPDPVRPGQLHVVIVGGGATGTELAAELHRTTREVVAFGLDRIDPERDIHITLIEAADRILPALPRRISDATIQLLKSLHVDVRTNSKVTEVRADGVQLADGGFIPSELVIWSAGVKGPDVLGRMDGLETNRIGQLVVTPTLQTTRDPDIFAIGDCAACPQPGGAGDVPPRAQAAHQEASHLVKQLPRRLKAEPLNPYVYRDFGSLVSLGRFSTVGNLMGFLVGKNFFIEGYFAHLMYRSLYKMHEAALHGLVNVILGTIGRTYRRRNAPVVKLH, from the coding sequence ATGCTAGAGACAGCGGCGAACGATCATAAGACCGGCGTGACTTCTGACCAGGCACACAAGGGAGACGCGACACTTTATGAAATCGTTATAGTCGGTGGTGGTGCTGCGGGACTGGAACTTGCTACGGGCCTAGGCAACACGCTCGCCAGCCGCAAGAAAGCTCGGATCACGCTCGTCGACAAATCGCGTGCGCATCTCTGGAAGCCGCTTCTCCATTCTGTAGCGGCTGGCAGCCTCGATTTCGACGAGCATGCACTCGATTACCTTGCCCAAGCGCATTGGCATCATTTTAACTATCGCTTTGGAGAGATGATCGGACTCGATCGCGCTCACAAGCAGCTCCAGCTTGCGGCGACACATGATGAGGAAGGCGTCGAGATTACCCCACCTAGATCATTACTTTATGACACGCTGGTCATCGCGATCGGCAGCATTACAAATGATTTCGGCACGCCAGGGGTAAGCAACTACGCTATTCCGCTCGAGACACCCGAACAGGCGGTGCGGTTCAACCATCGGCTCGTCAATGCATGTATTCGTGCCGATGCGCAGCCCGACCCAGTGCGTCCGGGACAGCTACACGTCGTCATCGTCGGCGGAGGCGCGACTGGAACCGAGCTGGCGGCGGAGCTCCATCGGACCACGCGCGAGGTTGTCGCCTTTGGCCTCGATCGCATCGATCCAGAAAGAGATATTCACATAACTCTAATCGAGGCTGCCGATCGAATCTTGCCCGCATTGCCACGGCGAATATCCGATGCAACGATCCAGCTATTGAAGAGCCTCCACGTCGATGTAAGGACGAACTCAAAAGTGACGGAGGTTCGCGCAGACGGTGTACAACTTGCTGATGGGGGCTTCATTCCTTCTGAACTTGTGATCTGGTCCGCCGGAGTGAAGGGGCCTGACGTCCTCGGTCGTATGGATGGCCTCGAGACCAACCGAATCGGCCAACTTGTCGTTACCCCGACTCTGCAGACGACGCGCGATCCCGACATTTTTGCGATAGGCGATTGTGCGGCGTGCCCTCAGCCAGGTGGCGCGGGGGACGTGCCACCGCGGGCTCAGGCCGCCCATCAAGAGGCATCGCATCTCGTCAAGCAGCTTCCTCGGCGGCTGAAGGCAGAGCCGTTGAACCCCTATGTCTATCGTGACTTTGGCTCACTGGTTTCGCTCGGCCGGTTCAGCACGGTCGGAAATCTGATGGGATTTCTTGTCGGCAAAAATTTCTTCATCGAAGGCTATTTTGCGCATTTGATGTATCGTTCGCTCTACAAGATGCACGAGGCTGCCTTGCACGGACTCGTGAATGTGATCCTCGGTACGATTGGCCGAACCTATCGCCGACGCAACGCGCCAGTAGTGAAGCTTCATTAG
- a CDS encoding XRE family transcriptional regulator: MITPAQCRAGRGLVRWNQDDLAREAAVSVVTVRNFENEKSVPQRATLEVMQRALEKAGVEFIAENGGGPGVRLKKRAKSVEEISKQIDVLEETISSIPTPTAPSPEAAMSTMIKAVAEDKVAKLKARRKRIRHDRSN, translated from the coding sequence ATGATAACTCCTGCTCAATGCCGTGCCGGGCGAGGCCTAGTCCGCTGGAATCAAGATGATCTCGCCCGCGAGGCGGCCGTTAGCGTCGTGACGGTCCGCAATTTCGAAAATGAAAAGTCAGTGCCGCAGCGCGCGACTCTTGAAGTGATGCAGCGCGCCCTCGAAAAGGCTGGCGTCGAGTTCATCGCGGAGAACGGCGGCGGTCCGGGTGTGAGACTTAAAAAGAGGGCAAAGAGCGTCGAAGAAATCTCAAAGCAAATCGACGTGCTCGAAGAAACAATTTCCTCCATACCAACGCCAACGGCGCCCAGCCCCGAAGCCGCCATGAGCACGATGATAAAAGCTGTCGCCGAAGATAAGGTGGCTAAGCTCAAAGCCCGCCGTAAACGGATCAGACACGACCGCTCAAATTAG
- a CDS encoding helix-turn-helix transcriptional regulator, translating into MTEEISGRQIAAARALLGLSQGELASKAKISTPTLMRMEAKFGEPVGLFNNIAAVCAVLELAGIEFSNGDEPGVRLRKTLRGDSAASIPVEKLTSENDE; encoded by the coding sequence ATGACGGAAGAAATCTCCGGTCGGCAAATAGCTGCGGCACGGGCTCTCCTCGGGTTGTCGCAAGGGGAGCTTGCCAGCAAGGCTAAAATCTCGACTCCAACCTTAATGAGGATGGAAGCAAAATTCGGCGAGCCTGTAGGGCTATTCAACAACATTGCCGCCGTTTGTGCCGTTCTGGAATTGGCAGGTATCGAATTCTCCAATGGAGACGAGCCGGGCGTAAGATTGAGGAAGACTCTGAGGGGCGATTCGGCCGCGTCAATTCCGGTGGAGAAGCTGACAAGCGAGAATGATGAATAG
- the smbP gene encoding small metal-binding protein SmbP, producing MSRRFFVAMLGFALALFLMPQVSLAEEDHIAEAITHTKQAIDHGKQGHADVLETHADAALIHAEAGEKAKANPHTEEAITHLKQAIDEGKKGNAQMATTHAEAALTHLEQVK from the coding sequence ATGTCCCGTAGATTCTTTGTCGCTATGTTGGGCTTTGCCCTCGCTCTCTTTCTGATGCCGCAGGTTTCGCTGGCTGAGGAAGATCACATCGCCGAGGCCATCACACACACCAAGCAGGCCATTGACCATGGCAAGCAAGGCCATGCCGATGTCCTGGAAACTCACGCCGACGCGGCGCTCATCCACGCGGAGGCCGGTGAAAAGGCCAAGGCAAATCCCCACACCGAAGAAGCCATCACACATCTGAAACAAGCAATCGACGAGGGCAAAAAGGGCAATGCCCAGATGGCTACGACTCACGCCGAAGCTGCGCTAACCCATTTGGAACAGGTCAAGTAG
- a CDS encoding DUF3095 domain-containing protein — MSESNEADQFYESIPIFDRFGSLMDPALYKPLPNNWSIGIADIVQSTKAIRENQYKAVNMAGAAVIAALKNALDGSDFPYVFGGDGASFAVPPRDLKLARDALAATTAWVKNDLDLVMKAALVPVACIRAQGVDVRVARFSPSPNVTYAMFSGGGLEWADGTMRRGGFAVVPAPPGIRPDLTGLSCRFEEMPAARGVVLSLLIVPARGADPDAFRAAIDDIVAVIAKSPDMSNPVSLAGLRMRWPAAGAELEARAARNAEVPLFVRRSAVLVRTFIYYFILRYGIRVGSFVPMTYLQQVVENSDFRKFADGLRMILDCTPDLVGEIERRLVAAASAGTVRYGLHRQDAAVMTCFTPSATDSNHVHFIDGARGGYSSAATALKEMTALDET; from the coding sequence ATGAGTGAGAGCAACGAGGCAGATCAATTCTATGAGAGCATTCCGATCTTCGACAGATTCGGGAGCCTGATGGATCCGGCCCTCTATAAGCCGCTACCGAATAATTGGTCGATCGGCATTGCCGATATAGTACAGTCGACCAAGGCCATTCGCGAGAATCAATACAAGGCCGTGAACATGGCCGGCGCCGCCGTTATTGCGGCGCTCAAAAATGCGCTGGACGGCAGCGACTTCCCATACGTGTTCGGCGGCGACGGGGCGAGTTTCGCCGTACCGCCGCGGGACCTAAAGCTCGCGCGTGACGCCCTTGCGGCCACCACGGCATGGGTGAAGAACGATCTTGACCTCGTCATGAAGGCCGCGCTGGTTCCGGTCGCGTGTATCCGCGCGCAAGGCGTCGATGTACGTGTGGCTCGTTTCTCGCCATCTCCAAATGTCACCTACGCGATGTTCTCGGGTGGCGGCTTGGAGTGGGCCGATGGCACTATGCGGCGAGGTGGGTTCGCGGTTGTTCCCGCGCCGCCGGGCATTCGTCCGGATCTCACCGGCCTGTCGTGCCGGTTCGAGGAAATGCCGGCTGCGCGTGGAGTGGTCCTTTCGCTGCTTATCGTGCCGGCCCGCGGCGCCGACCCCGACGCTTTCCGTGCGGCCATCGATGACATCGTCGCGGTCATCGCCAAGAGCCCGGACATGTCCAATCCTGTCTCACTTGCCGGCCTCCGGATGCGTTGGCCGGCGGCTGGTGCTGAACTTGAGGCGCGCGCCGCGCGCAACGCTGAAGTGCCGCTGTTCGTGCGGCGGAGCGCTGTCCTTGTGCGGACCTTTATCTATTATTTTATTTTGCGATACGGCATTCGTGTGGGCAGCTTCGTGCCGATGACTTATCTGCAGCAAGTGGTCGAGAATTCTGATTTCCGTAAATTTGCCGATGGCTTGCGCATGATCCTCGATTGCACGCCCGACCTCGTCGGTGAAATCGAGAGACGCCTTGTTGCTGCGGCATCGGCTGGAACGGTCCGCTACGGACTGCACCGCCAGGACGCTGCGGTGATGACTTGCTTCACGCCCTCCGCCACCGACAGCAATCACGTCCACTTTATTGATGGCGCACGCGGAGGCTATTCGTCGGCGGCAACGGCGCTGAAAGAAATGACCGCACTAGATGAGACTTGA
- a CDS encoding helix-turn-helix transcriptional regulator: MTTFDMNSEACDLPDEAERLLASFTQRLIEIAAVSGTRGSDTSPTSVLNAMRLPAIALDRHGIAVDTNSAAESVFDQNIKIKDRRLFVRDPDSRTLIKQAIDQLCGPPQPNVLVAEPVVVPRLDKLPIIVRIWPFEGPEHPPAQDVHVLLTLNALGSRPGPPEAILAKTFRLTPSEAKLACVIARGAPPYIAARELKISRETARNQLKSVFAKTDTHRQSELVALLLQVE; the protein is encoded by the coding sequence ATGACCACGTTTGATATGAATTCCGAAGCTTGCGACTTGCCCGACGAAGCAGAGCGGCTTCTCGCCTCCTTTACTCAGCGCTTGATCGAGATCGCCGCCGTCTCGGGAACGCGTGGATCGGACACTTCCCCGACCTCTGTGCTTAATGCCATGCGGCTTCCCGCGATCGCCCTCGACCGGCACGGAATTGCTGTCGATACGAACAGCGCGGCGGAGTCTGTTTTCGACCAGAATATTAAGATCAAGGATCGTCGGCTGTTCGTTCGCGATCCGGACTCACGAACTCTTATCAAGCAAGCCATCGATCAGTTGTGCGGTCCGCCCCAACCAAATGTTTTGGTAGCAGAGCCTGTTGTGGTACCGCGCCTGGACAAATTACCGATCATCGTTCGGATTTGGCCGTTCGAGGGGCCAGAGCATCCGCCAGCACAGGACGTGCATGTGCTTTTGACATTGAATGCCTTGGGCTCCAGGCCGGGGCCGCCAGAGGCAATCCTCGCCAAGACATTCCGTCTTACGCCTTCGGAAGCCAAACTCGCCTGTGTCATCGCGCGCGGCGCACCTCCCTACATCGCCGCCCGCGAATTGAAAATTTCGCGCGAGACGGCGCGCAATCAGTTGAAATCCGTGTTTGCCAAGACCGATACGCACCGGCAGAGCGAGCTCGTCGCGCTGCTGTTGCAGGTCGAGTAA
- a CDS encoding Rha family transcriptional regulator produces MIEISSLRWRQALSSFPSSGTARTHQPTLKSDGQPVADSREIAARFGKLHDHVLRAIDNLLKSLVPDFSGAGFVEMSEFDPRANKPVRYFLLTRKACSLVTMRFTGAEAL; encoded by the coding sequence ATGATCGAGATCAGTTCCCTAAGATGGCGCCAAGCACTATCATCTTTCCCTTCCTCGGGCACCGCACGGACGCATCAACCCACACTGAAATCAGACGGTCAGCCCGTCGCCGACAGCCGAGAGATCGCGGCAAGGTTCGGCAAGCTGCATGACCACGTTTTGCGGGCGATCGATAACCTATTGAAATCCTTGGTTCCTGATTTTTCAGGAGCCGGGTTTGTCGAAATGAGCGAATTTGACCCCCGCGCCAACAAGCCGGTGAGATATTTCCTGCTGACCCGCAAAGCCTGCTCACTCGTCACCATGCGCTTCACAGGCGCGGAGGCGCTCTGA